The following proteins are co-located in the Telopea speciosissima isolate NSW1024214 ecotype Mountain lineage chromosome 9, Tspe_v1, whole genome shotgun sequence genome:
- the LOC122639357 gene encoding polyadenylate-binding protein RBP45 isoform X2 has protein sequence MMQPATGVVPPPMAPSQMDQQHQHQHQQQPPPQQQWMMMPPQQAMQPQPPPMWGQQPQTVPQPQVPPQQSQPQPQQQMQPQYASAQPASADEIRTLWIGDLQYWMEESYLHSCFAHTGEVVSVKVIRNKQSGQSEGYGFIEFVSHAAADRALQSYNNTPMPNIEQNFRLNWATFSSGERRQDDGSDFPIFVGDLAADVTDYMLQETFRSHYPSVKGAKVVTDRATGRSKGYGFVRFGDESEQIRAMTEMTGMFCSTRQMRIGPATTKKTVGGQQQSKPSYQSTIQGTQNENDPNNTTIFVGGLDSNVTEDLLRQVFAQFGELVHVKIPMGKRCGFVQFANRANAEEALLMLHGTQLGGQNIRLSWGRTPANKQDSGGWVQPQPDPNQWNGGGGYYGYAQGYESYGYAAAPQDPNMYAYGAYPGYGNYQQQQ, from the exons ATGATGCAACCTGCAACTGGCGTCGTTCCTCCTCCCATGGCTCCTTCACAGATGGATCAACAACACCAGCATCAACACCAACAGCAGCCACCACCGCAGCAGCAGTGGATGATGATGCCCCCACAACAGGCTATGCAGCCGCAGCCTCCACCTATGTGGGGACAACAGCCACAGACAGTCCCGCAGCCGCAGGTACCACCTCAACAATCACAACCCCAACCGCAGCAGCAGATGCAACCTCAGTACGCGTCCGCGCAGCCAGCGAGCGCAGATGAGATCCGCACTCTTTGGATCGGAGATTTACAATACTGGATGGAAGAGAGTTACCTCCACAGTTGTTTTGCTCATACAGGCGAG GTTGTCTCTGTGAAAGTCATCCGCAATAAACAAAGCGGTCAGTCCGAGGGTTATGGTTTTATTGAGTTTGTTTCTCATGCTGCCGCAGATAGGGCCTTACAGTCCTACAATAACACACCCATGCCTAACATCGAGCAGAATTTTAGACTGAACTGGGCTACTTTCAGTTCCGGGGAGAGGCGTCAAGATGATGGTTCAGATTTTCCAATATTTGTGGGAGATTTGGCTGCCGATGTTACGGATTACATGTTACAAGAGACGTTTAGGAGTCACTACCCCTCTGTCAAGGGTGCTAAAGTTGTGACTGATAGAGCAACCGGACGATCGAAGGGTTATGGATTTGTTAGGTTTGGAGATGAAAGCGAGCAGATTCGTGCCATGACTGAAATGACTGGGATGTTCTGTTCGACAAGGCAAATGCGTATTGGACCAGCAACCACGAAAAAGACTGTGGGTGGCCAGCAGCAAAGTAAAC CTTCTTACCAGAGTACTATTCAAGGAACTCAGAACGAGAATGATCCCAATAACACAACT ATATTTGTTGGTGGTTTGGATTCCAATGTTACAGAGGACCTTCTGAGACAAGTTTTTGCCCAATTTGGGGAGTTAGTTCATGTGAAAATACCGATGGGAAAACGTTGTGGGTTTGTTCAATTTGCAAACAG AGCTAATGCTGAGGAAGCATTGCTGATGTTGCATGGAACTCAATTGGGGGGACAAAATATTCGACTTTCATGGGGACGGACCCCTGCAAACAAACAG GACTCTGGGGGATGGGTTCAGCCTCAGCCAGATCCAAACCAGTGGAATGGTGGTGGCGGGTATTATGGCTATGCTCAAGGTTATGAATCCTATGGATATGCAGCAGCTCCACAAGATCCTAATATGTATGCTTATGGAGCATATCCAGGATATGGAAATtaccagcagcagcag TGA
- the LOC122639357 gene encoding polyadenylate-binding protein RBP45 isoform X5, translated as MMQPATGVVPPPMAPSQMDQQHQHQHQQQPPPQQQWMMMPPQQAMQPQPPPMWGQQPQTVPQPQVPPQQSQPQPQQQMQPQYASAQPASADEIRTLWIGDLQYWMEESYLHSCFAHTGEVVSVKVIRNKQSGQSEGYGFIEFVSHAAADRALQSYNNTPMPNIEQNFRLNWATFSSGERRQDDGSDFPIFVGDLAADVTDYMLQETFRSHYPSVKGAKVVTDRATGRSKGYGFVRFGDESEQIRAMTEMTGMFCSTRQMRIGPATTKKTVGGQQQSKPSYQSTIQGTQNENDPNNTTIFVGGLDSNVTEDLLRQVFAQFGELVHVKIPMGKRCGFVQFANRANAEEALLMLHGTQLGGQNIRLSWGRTPANKQPQPDPNQWNGGGGYYGYAQGYESYGYAAAPQDPNMYAYGAYPGYGNYQQQQQVRICIS; from the exons ATGATGCAACCTGCAACTGGCGTCGTTCCTCCTCCCATGGCTCCTTCACAGATGGATCAACAACACCAGCATCAACACCAACAGCAGCCACCACCGCAGCAGCAGTGGATGATGATGCCCCCACAACAGGCTATGCAGCCGCAGCCTCCACCTATGTGGGGACAACAGCCACAGACAGTCCCGCAGCCGCAGGTACCACCTCAACAATCACAACCCCAACCGCAGCAGCAGATGCAACCTCAGTACGCGTCCGCGCAGCCAGCGAGCGCAGATGAGATCCGCACTCTTTGGATCGGAGATTTACAATACTGGATGGAAGAGAGTTACCTCCACAGTTGTTTTGCTCATACAGGCGAG GTTGTCTCTGTGAAAGTCATCCGCAATAAACAAAGCGGTCAGTCCGAGGGTTATGGTTTTATTGAGTTTGTTTCTCATGCTGCCGCAGATAGGGCCTTACAGTCCTACAATAACACACCCATGCCTAACATCGAGCAGAATTTTAGACTGAACTGGGCTACTTTCAGTTCCGGGGAGAGGCGTCAAGATGATGGTTCAGATTTTCCAATATTTGTGGGAGATTTGGCTGCCGATGTTACGGATTACATGTTACAAGAGACGTTTAGGAGTCACTACCCCTCTGTCAAGGGTGCTAAAGTTGTGACTGATAGAGCAACCGGACGATCGAAGGGTTATGGATTTGTTAGGTTTGGAGATGAAAGCGAGCAGATTCGTGCCATGACTGAAATGACTGGGATGTTCTGTTCGACAAGGCAAATGCGTATTGGACCAGCAACCACGAAAAAGACTGTGGGTGGCCAGCAGCAAAGTAAAC CTTCTTACCAGAGTACTATTCAAGGAACTCAGAACGAGAATGATCCCAATAACACAACT ATATTTGTTGGTGGTTTGGATTCCAATGTTACAGAGGACCTTCTGAGACAAGTTTTTGCCCAATTTGGGGAGTTAGTTCATGTGAAAATACCGATGGGAAAACGTTGTGGGTTTGTTCAATTTGCAAACAG AGCTAATGCTGAGGAAGCATTGCTGATGTTGCATGGAACTCAATTGGGGGGACAAAATATTCGACTTTCATGGGGACGGACCCCTGCAAACAAACAG CCTCAGCCAGATCCAAACCAGTGGAATGGTGGTGGCGGGTATTATGGCTATGCTCAAGGTTATGAATCCTATGGATATGCAGCAGCTCCACAAGATCCTAATATGTATGCTTATGGAGCATATCCAGGATATGGAAATtaccagcagcagcagcaggtgAGAATTTGTATATCTTAA
- the LOC122639357 gene encoding polyadenylate-binding protein RBP45 isoform X3, which yields MMQPATGVVPPPMAPSQMDQQHQHQHQQQPPPQQQWMMMPPQQAMQPQPPPMWGQQPQTVPQPQVPPQQSQPQPQQQMQPQYASAQPASADEIRTLWIGDLQYWMEESYLHSCFAHTGEVVSVKVIRNKQSGQSEGYGFIEFVSHAAADRALQSYNNTPMPNIEQNFRLNWATFSSGERRQDDGSDFPIFVGDLAADVTDYMLQETFRSHYPSVKGAKVVTDRATGRSKGYGFVRFGDESEQIRAMTEMTGMFCSTRQMRIGPATTKKTVGGQQQSKPSYQSTIQGTQNENDPNNTTIFVGGLDSNVTEDLLRQVFAQFGELVHVKIPMGKRCGFVQFANRANAEEALLMLHGTQLGGQNIRLSWGRTPANKQDSGGWVQPQPDPNQWNGGGGYYGYAQGYESYGYAAAPQDPNMYAYGAYPGYGNYQQQQ from the exons ATGATGCAACCTGCAACTGGCGTCGTTCCTCCTCCCATGGCTCCTTCACAGATGGATCAACAACACCAGCATCAACACCAACAGCAGCCACCACCGCAGCAGCAGTGGATGATGATGCCCCCACAACAGGCTATGCAGCCGCAGCCTCCACCTATGTGGGGACAACAGCCACAGACAGTCCCGCAGCCGCAGGTACCACCTCAACAATCACAACCCCAACCGCAGCAGCAGATGCAACCTCAGTACGCGTCCGCGCAGCCAGCGAGCGCAGATGAGATCCGCACTCTTTGGATCGGAGATTTACAATACTGGATGGAAGAGAGTTACCTCCACAGTTGTTTTGCTCATACAGGCGAG GTTGTCTCTGTGAAAGTCATCCGCAATAAACAAAGCGGTCAGTCCGAGGGTTATGGTTTTATTGAGTTTGTTTCTCATGCTGCCGCAGATAGGGCCTTACAGTCCTACAATAACACACCCATGCCTAACATCGAGCAGAATTTTAGACTGAACTGGGCTACTTTCAGTTCCGGGGAGAGGCGTCAAGATGATGGTTCAGATTTTCCAATATTTGTGGGAGATTTGGCTGCCGATGTTACGGATTACATGTTACAAGAGACGTTTAGGAGTCACTACCCCTCTGTCAAGGGTGCTAAAGTTGTGACTGATAGAGCAACCGGACGATCGAAGGGTTATGGATTTGTTAGGTTTGGAGATGAAAGCGAGCAGATTCGTGCCATGACTGAAATGACTGGGATGTTCTGTTCGACAAGGCAAATGCGTATTGGACCAGCAACCACGAAAAAGACTGTGGGTGGCCAGCAGCAAAGTAAAC CTTCTTACCAGAGTACTATTCAAGGAACTCAGAACGAGAATGATCCCAATAACACAACT ATATTTGTTGGTGGTTTGGATTCCAATGTTACAGAGGACCTTCTGAGACAAGTTTTTGCCCAATTTGGGGAGTTAGTTCATGTGAAAATACCGATGGGAAAACGTTGTGGGTTTGTTCAATTTGCAAACAG AGCTAATGCTGAGGAAGCATTGCTGATGTTGCATGGAACTCAATTGGGGGGACAAAATATTCGACTTTCATGGGGACGGACCCCTGCAAACAAACAG GACTCTGGGGGATGGGTTCAGCCTCAGCCAGATCCAAACCAGTGGAATGGTGGTGGCGGGTATTATGGCTATGCTCAAGGTTATGAATCCTATGGATATGCAGCAGCTCCACAAGATCCTAATATGTATGCTTATGGAGCATATCCAGGATATGGAAATtaccagcagcagca
- the LOC122639357 gene encoding polyadenylate-binding protein RBP45 isoform X1, giving the protein MMQPATGVVPPPMAPSQMDQQHQHQHQQQPPPQQQWMMMPPQQAMQPQPPPMWGQQPQTVPQPQVPPQQSQPQPQQQMQPQYASAQPASADEIRTLWIGDLQYWMEESYLHSCFAHTGEVVSVKVIRNKQSGQSEGYGFIEFVSHAAADRALQSYNNTPMPNIEQNFRLNWATFSSGERRQDDGSDFPIFVGDLAADVTDYMLQETFRSHYPSVKGAKVVTDRATGRSKGYGFVRFGDESEQIRAMTEMTGMFCSTRQMRIGPATTKKTVGGQQQSKPSYQSTIQGTQNENDPNNTTIFVGGLDSNVTEDLLRQVFAQFGELVHVKIPMGKRCGFVQFANRANAEEALLMLHGTQLGGQNIRLSWGRTPANKQDSGGWVQPQPDPNQWNGGGGYYGYAQGYESYGYAAAPQDPNMYAYGAYPGYGNYQQQQCFIGGG; this is encoded by the exons ATGATGCAACCTGCAACTGGCGTCGTTCCTCCTCCCATGGCTCCTTCACAGATGGATCAACAACACCAGCATCAACACCAACAGCAGCCACCACCGCAGCAGCAGTGGATGATGATGCCCCCACAACAGGCTATGCAGCCGCAGCCTCCACCTATGTGGGGACAACAGCCACAGACAGTCCCGCAGCCGCAGGTACCACCTCAACAATCACAACCCCAACCGCAGCAGCAGATGCAACCTCAGTACGCGTCCGCGCAGCCAGCGAGCGCAGATGAGATCCGCACTCTTTGGATCGGAGATTTACAATACTGGATGGAAGAGAGTTACCTCCACAGTTGTTTTGCTCATACAGGCGAG GTTGTCTCTGTGAAAGTCATCCGCAATAAACAAAGCGGTCAGTCCGAGGGTTATGGTTTTATTGAGTTTGTTTCTCATGCTGCCGCAGATAGGGCCTTACAGTCCTACAATAACACACCCATGCCTAACATCGAGCAGAATTTTAGACTGAACTGGGCTACTTTCAGTTCCGGGGAGAGGCGTCAAGATGATGGTTCAGATTTTCCAATATTTGTGGGAGATTTGGCTGCCGATGTTACGGATTACATGTTACAAGAGACGTTTAGGAGTCACTACCCCTCTGTCAAGGGTGCTAAAGTTGTGACTGATAGAGCAACCGGACGATCGAAGGGTTATGGATTTGTTAGGTTTGGAGATGAAAGCGAGCAGATTCGTGCCATGACTGAAATGACTGGGATGTTCTGTTCGACAAGGCAAATGCGTATTGGACCAGCAACCACGAAAAAGACTGTGGGTGGCCAGCAGCAAAGTAAAC CTTCTTACCAGAGTACTATTCAAGGAACTCAGAACGAGAATGATCCCAATAACACAACT ATATTTGTTGGTGGTTTGGATTCCAATGTTACAGAGGACCTTCTGAGACAAGTTTTTGCCCAATTTGGGGAGTTAGTTCATGTGAAAATACCGATGGGAAAACGTTGTGGGTTTGTTCAATTTGCAAACAG AGCTAATGCTGAGGAAGCATTGCTGATGTTGCATGGAACTCAATTGGGGGGACAAAATATTCGACTTTCATGGGGACGGACCCCTGCAAACAAACAG GACTCTGGGGGATGGGTTCAGCCTCAGCCAGATCCAAACCAGTGGAATGGTGGTGGCGGGTATTATGGCTATGCTCAAGGTTATGAATCCTATGGATATGCAGCAGCTCCACAAGATCCTAATATGTATGCTTATGGAGCATATCCAGGATATGGAAATtaccagcagcagcag TGCTTTATCGGTGGGGGGTGA
- the LOC122639357 gene encoding polyadenylate-binding protein RBP45 isoform X4, with protein MMQPATGVVPPPMAPSQMDQQHQHQHQQQPPPQQQWMMMPPQQAMQPQPPPMWGQQPQTVPQPQVPPQQSQPQPQQQMQPQYASAQPASADEIRTLWIGDLQYWMEESYLHSCFAHTGEVVSVKVIRNKQSGQSEGYGFIEFVSHAAADRALQSYNNTPMPNIEQNFRLNWATFSSGERRQDDGSDFPIFVGDLAADVTDYMLQETFRSHYPSVKGAKVVTDRATGRSKGYGFVRFGDESEQIRAMTEMTGMFCSTRQMRIGPATTKKTVGGQQQSKPSYQSTIQGTQNENDPNNTTIFVGGLDSNVTEDLLRQVFAQFGELVHVKIPMGKRCGFVQFANRANAEEALLMLHGTQLGGQNIRLSWGRTPANKQDSGGWVQPQPDPNQWNGGGGYYGYAQGYESYGYAAAPQDPNMYAYGAYPGYGNYQQQQ; from the exons ATGATGCAACCTGCAACTGGCGTCGTTCCTCCTCCCATGGCTCCTTCACAGATGGATCAACAACACCAGCATCAACACCAACAGCAGCCACCACCGCAGCAGCAGTGGATGATGATGCCCCCACAACAGGCTATGCAGCCGCAGCCTCCACCTATGTGGGGACAACAGCCACAGACAGTCCCGCAGCCGCAGGTACCACCTCAACAATCACAACCCCAACCGCAGCAGCAGATGCAACCTCAGTACGCGTCCGCGCAGCCAGCGAGCGCAGATGAGATCCGCACTCTTTGGATCGGAGATTTACAATACTGGATGGAAGAGAGTTACCTCCACAGTTGTTTTGCTCATACAGGCGAG GTTGTCTCTGTGAAAGTCATCCGCAATAAACAAAGCGGTCAGTCCGAGGGTTATGGTTTTATTGAGTTTGTTTCTCATGCTGCCGCAGATAGGGCCTTACAGTCCTACAATAACACACCCATGCCTAACATCGAGCAGAATTTTAGACTGAACTGGGCTACTTTCAGTTCCGGGGAGAGGCGTCAAGATGATGGTTCAGATTTTCCAATATTTGTGGGAGATTTGGCTGCCGATGTTACGGATTACATGTTACAAGAGACGTTTAGGAGTCACTACCCCTCTGTCAAGGGTGCTAAAGTTGTGACTGATAGAGCAACCGGACGATCGAAGGGTTATGGATTTGTTAGGTTTGGAGATGAAAGCGAGCAGATTCGTGCCATGACTGAAATGACTGGGATGTTCTGTTCGACAAGGCAAATGCGTATTGGACCAGCAACCACGAAAAAGACTGTGGGTGGCCAGCAGCAAAGTAAAC CTTCTTACCAGAGTACTATTCAAGGAACTCAGAACGAGAATGATCCCAATAACACAACT ATATTTGTTGGTGGTTTGGATTCCAATGTTACAGAGGACCTTCTGAGACAAGTTTTTGCCCAATTTGGGGAGTTAGTTCATGTGAAAATACCGATGGGAAAACGTTGTGGGTTTGTTCAATTTGCAAACAG AGCTAATGCTGAGGAAGCATTGCTGATGTTGCATGGAACTCAATTGGGGGGACAAAATATTCGACTTTCATGGGGACGGACCCCTGCAAACAAACAG GACTCTGGGGGATGGGTTCAGCCTCAGCCAGATCCAAACCAGTGGAATGGTGGTGGCGGGTATTATGGCTATGCTCAAGGTTATGAATCCTATGGATATGCAGCAGCTCCACAAGATCCTAATATGTATGCTTATGGAGCATATCCAGGATATGGAAATtaccagcagcag CAGTGA
- the LOC122639361 gene encoding B2 protein-like yields the protein MMDSQRSFWQLGDELRGQSAVASEDQKWLVAASKLAEQTRSKGLRMNNLDPTKTTMDMKPTEKFGFQEDNKFESLNFAMLSSDSKLNEPVNKAGYMNGVYNAKMLYQKGTGNVNVVVGGNLPSTNSNTTKVANNSCKTNNNNYCTNNSSSNSNSNNAVDKRFKTLPSAETLPRNEVLGGYIFVCNNDTMQEDLKRQLFGLPSRYRDSVRAITPGLPLFLYNYATHQLHGIFEAASFGGTNIDPTAWEDKKCKGESRFPAQVRIRVRKLCKALEEDAFRPVLHHYDGPKFRLELSIPETLALLDLCDQGGSD from the exons ATGATGGATAGTCAGCGAAGCTTTTGGCAACTGGGGGATGAACTGCGGGGACAGTCTGCTGTGGCGTCGGAGGATCAGAAATGGTTGGTGGCGGCGTCGAAACTGGCTGAACAGACTAGATCGAAAGGATTGAGAATGAACAACCTGGATCCCACTAAGACCACCATGGACATGAAACCGACAGAGAAATTTGGGTTCCAAGAAGATAACAAGTTTGAGAGCCTTAATTTCGCTATGTTGAGTTCGGACTCTAAGCTGAATGAGCCTGTCAACAAAGCTGGCTATATGAATGGTGTTTATAATGCTAAGATGCTTTATCAGAAAGGAACTGGAAACGTTAATGTGGTGGTCGGAGGCAACCTGCCCAGCACTAATAGCAACACCACTAAGGTGGCAAACAATAGCTGCAagaccaacaacaacaattacTGCACAAATAATAGCAGCAGTAACAGTAATAGCAACAATGCTGTTGACAAACGATTTAAGACGTTGCCTTCAGCGGAGACGCTTCCAAGAAATGAGGTGCTTGGTGGTTACATTTTTGTGTGTAACAATGACACAATGCAGGAAGATCTGAAGCGACAGCTTTTTG GCTTGCCATCCAGATACCGGGATTCTGTTCGGGCCATAACACCGGGTTTGCCTTTGTTCCTGTACAATTATGCTACTCACCAGCTACATGGGATATTTGAG GCTGCCAGTTTTGGGGGAACAAACATTGATCCAACAGCATGGGAGGACAAGAAATGTAAAGGTGAATCGAGATTTCCTGCACAG GTGCGAATCCGTGTAAGGAAGCTCTGCAAAGCGCTCGAAGAAGATGCTTTCAGGCCTGTTTTGCATCACTATGATGGTCCCAAATTTCGTCTTGAACTCTCCATACCAGAG ACTTTGGCGTTGCTAGACTTGTGTGATCAAGGAGGAAGCGATTGA